In Fusobacterium russii ATCC 25533, the following proteins share a genomic window:
- a CDS encoding transposase: MEGVIRKIKVLKNTAYGYRSFLNFKKRILICANL; the protein is encoded by the coding sequence ATTGAAGGAGTAATAAGGAAAATAAAAGTATTAAAAAATACTGCATATGGCTATAGAAGTTTTCTAAATTTTAAAAAAAGAATATTAATATGTGCTAATCTTTAA